From one Streptomyces chromofuscus genomic stretch:
- the sepH gene encoding septation protein SepH — MPELRVVAVSNDGTRLVLKAADSTEYTLPIDERLRAAVRGDRPRLGQIEIEVESHLRPRDIQARIRAGATAEEVAQMAGIPVDRVRRFEGPVLAERAFMAERARKTPVRRPGENSGPLLGEAVQERLVLRGAEKDTVQWDSWRRDDGTWEVLLVYRVAGEPHSASWTYDPPRRLVQAVDDEARSLIGEADDLGAPEPSFPFVPRIARLPRERTLDRSADRERPSLPAPPTEPAAEESASERDSLTSLLEAVPSFRGDLVVPERPVPEPVEEPAVEPEEEEPPAPAASAGSAYADVLMPRSVGSHRDRLIGATDRQAEADGVRPGRRAAVPSWDEIVFGTRRKKQE; from the coding sequence ATGCCCGAACTGCGTGTCGTGGCCGTCTCCAATGACGGCACACGGCTGGTGCTGAAGGCTGCGGACAGCACGGAGTACACGCTTCCGATCGACGAACGGCTCCGCGCCGCCGTGCGCGGCGACCGTCCCCGCCTCGGCCAGATCGAGATCGAGGTGGAGAGCCATCTCCGCCCCCGAGACATCCAGGCGCGGATACGCGCGGGTGCGACCGCGGAAGAGGTCGCCCAGATGGCGGGCATCCCCGTCGATCGCGTACGCCGCTTCGAGGGTCCCGTGCTGGCCGAGCGCGCCTTCATGGCCGAGCGGGCCCGCAAGACCCCGGTCCGCCGCCCCGGCGAGAACTCCGGTCCGCTGCTGGGCGAGGCCGTGCAGGAGCGGCTGGTGCTGCGCGGCGCCGAGAAGGACACCGTGCAGTGGGACTCCTGGCGCCGCGACGACGGCACCTGGGAAGTGCTGCTGGTCTACCGCGTCGCGGGCGAGCCGCACTCGGCGAGCTGGACGTACGACCCGCCCCGGCGGCTCGTCCAGGCCGTCGACGACGAGGCCCGCTCGCTGATCGGCGAGGCCGACGACCTCGGCGCGCCCGAGCCCAGCTTCCCCTTCGTCCCGCGGATCGCACGGCTGCCGCGCGAACGCACACTCGACCGTTCCGCCGACCGTGAGCGGCCGAGCCTGCCGGCTCCTCCGACGGAGCCCGCCGCCGAAGAGAGCGCGAGTGAGCGGGACTCGCTGACCAGCCTGCTGGAGGCGGTGCCGAGCTTCCGGGGCGACCTGGTGGTGCCGGAACGTCCGGTACCCGAGCCGGTGGAGGAACCCGCCGTCGAGCCCGAGGAGGAGGAGCCGCCGGCGCCCGCCGCCTCGGCCGGTTCCGCCTACGCGGACGTCCTCATGCCGCGATCCGTCGGCAGCCACCGTGACCGCCTCATCGGCGCCACGGACCGCCAGGCGGAGGCCGACGGGGTCCGCCCCGGCCGCAGAGCGGCGGTCCCGAGCTGGGACGAGATCGTGTTCGGCACGCGCCGCAAGAAGCAGGAGTAG
- a CDS encoding sulfurtransferase: MNAIITASELASDLSGPHPPVLLDVRWQLTVAKAAGGPPFDGRAAYAAGHIPGAAFVDLDRELASAPGAHGRHPLPDVARFGAAMRRAGVSSGRRVVVYDGGQGWAAARAWWLLRWTGHPDVRVLDGGLPAWQGALSVEEPTPEEGDFRPVAGAEGLLDADGAAALARSGVLLDARAAERYRGDVEPIDRVGGHIPGAVSAPTNENVGADGRFLPADELRARFDALGAHDGAKVGVYCGSGVSGAHEVLALAVAGIPAALYVGSWSEWSSDPSRPVAVGPDPQ; the protein is encoded by the coding sequence ATGAACGCCATCATCACCGCATCCGAACTCGCGAGCGACCTGTCCGGGCCGCACCCGCCCGTGCTGCTCGACGTGCGCTGGCAGCTGACCGTGGCCAAGGCGGCCGGTGGACCGCCGTTCGACGGGCGGGCCGCGTACGCGGCCGGGCACATCCCCGGTGCGGCATTCGTCGACCTGGACCGCGAGTTGGCCTCGGCGCCGGGCGCGCACGGGCGCCATCCGCTGCCCGACGTCGCTCGGTTCGGCGCCGCGATGCGCCGTGCGGGCGTGTCGTCGGGCCGGCGAGTCGTTGTGTACGACGGTGGCCAGGGCTGGGCCGCGGCCCGTGCCTGGTGGCTGTTGCGCTGGACGGGTCACCCGGACGTGCGAGTGCTCGACGGCGGGTTGCCGGCGTGGCAGGGCGCGCTGTCGGTGGAGGAGCCGACGCCCGAGGAGGGGGACTTCCGGCCGGTGGCCGGCGCCGAGGGGCTCCTGGACGCGGACGGCGCCGCTGCGCTCGCCCGTTCGGGTGTGCTGCTCGACGCGCGGGCGGCGGAGCGGTACCGGGGGGACGTGGAGCCGATCGACCGAGTGGGCGGGCACATTCCGGGGGCGGTGTCCGCGCCGACGAACGAGAACGTGGGGGCGGACGGCCGCTTCCTGCCCGCCGATGAGCTCCGGGCGCGCTTCGACGCGCTGGGGGCGCACGACGGGGCGAAGGTGGGCGTGTATTGCGGTTCCGGTGTCTCGGGGGCGCATGAGGTGCTGGCGCTCGCGGTCGCGGGCATCCCGGCGGCGCTGTACGTGGGCTCTTGGTCGGAGTGGTCCTCGGACCCGTCACGCCCGGTCGCGGTGGGGCCGGATCCGCAGTAA
- a CDS encoding MFS transporter, with protein MPSPYRALFAAPGSKGFSAAGFLGRMPLSMMGIGVVTMVSQLTGRYGLAGALSATIALAAAVAGPQVSRLVDQYGQRRVLRPATLLALTAAALLLVAAHWDWPDWVLFVACAGIGCVPSVGAMIRARWAALYRGTPQLHTAYSFESVVDEVCFIFGPIISIGLSTAWFPEAGPLLAACFLAVGVFWLTAQRSTEPDPHPRERHGGGSAMRCPGLQVLVTTFVATGAIFGAVDVVTVAFADEQGHKGAASVVLAVYALGSCLAGAVFGLLHFKGAPERRWLLGVCAMAVSMIPLLLVGNLPFLAVALFVAGLSIAPTMITTMSLIEEHVPRAQLTEGMTWVSTGLAVGVALGSSVAGWVIDAAGARAGYGVPAVSGAAAVAVGFLGYRRLKRPAPGRGGTVEHHSEREERHVA; from the coding sequence GTGCCCAGCCCTTACCGCGCCCTGTTCGCCGCCCCCGGCTCCAAGGGCTTCTCCGCCGCGGGATTCCTCGGCCGGATGCCGCTGTCGATGATGGGCATCGGCGTGGTCACGATGGTCTCCCAGCTCACCGGGCGGTACGGGCTGGCGGGCGCGCTGTCCGCCACGATCGCGCTGGCGGCGGCCGTCGCCGGTCCGCAGGTGTCGCGGCTGGTCGACCAGTACGGCCAGCGGCGGGTGCTGCGCCCGGCGACGCTGCTGGCGCTGACGGCGGCGGCCCTGCTGCTGGTCGCCGCGCACTGGGACTGGCCGGACTGGGTGCTGTTCGTGGCCTGCGCGGGCATCGGGTGCGTGCCGAGCGTCGGCGCGATGATCCGGGCCCGCTGGGCGGCCCTGTACCGGGGCACCCCGCAGCTGCACACCGCGTACTCCTTCGAGTCCGTGGTGGACGAGGTCTGCTTCATCTTCGGGCCGATCATCTCCATCGGCCTGTCCACCGCCTGGTTCCCGGAGGCCGGCCCGCTGCTGGCCGCCTGCTTCCTCGCGGTCGGCGTCTTCTGGCTGACCGCGCAGCGGTCCACCGAGCCCGACCCGCACCCGCGCGAGCGGCACGGCGGCGGATCCGCCATGCGCTGCCCCGGTCTGCAGGTCCTGGTGACCACATTCGTGGCCACCGGCGCGATCTTCGGGGCGGTGGACGTGGTCACGGTTGCCTTCGCCGACGAGCAGGGCCACAAGGGAGCGGCCAGTGTCGTCCTCGCGGTGTACGCCCTGGGCTCCTGCCTGGCGGGAGCCGTGTTCGGGCTGCTGCACTTCAAGGGGGCGCCCGAACGTCGGTGGTTGCTGGGTGTCTGTGCGATGGCCGTGAGTATGATCCCCCTCCTACTGGTCGGGAACTTGCCGTTTCTGGCCGTGGCGCTCTTCGTCGCGGGCCTGTCCATCGCTCCCACGATGATCACGACGATGTCCCTGATCGAAGAGCACGTACCACGCGCGCAACTGACGGAGGGCATGACCTGGGTGAGCACCGGGCTGGCGGTGGGGGTCGCCCTCGGCTCCTCCGTGGCCGGCTGGGTGATCGACGCCGCCGGTGCGCGCGCCGGGTACGGGGTTCCGGCGGTGTCCGGGGCCGCCGCGGTCGCGGTCGGTTTCCTCGGGTACCGCCGGCTCAAGCGACCGGCGCCGGGTCGGGGAGGCACCGTTGAGCACCACAGCGAGCGGGAAGAACGGCACGTGGCGTAA
- a CDS encoding D-arabinono-1,4-lactone oxidase: MSTTASGKNGTWRNWGGNVAARPAREVTPASVEELTEAVRRAAEDGLTVKAVGAGHSFTSIAATDGLLIRPQLLTGIRHIDREAGTVTVEAGTPLKRLNVALAREGLSLTNMGDIMEQTVSGATSTGTHGTGRDSASIASQIRGLELVTADGSVLTCSESENPDVFAAARIGLGALGVVTAITFAVEPLFLLTAREEPMTFDQVTHSFDELWAENEHFEFYWFPHTGNTNTKRNNRSAGPERPMGQLQGWFADEFLSNGVFQVANWVGRTVPATIPTIARISSRALSARTYTDIPYKVFTSPRRVRFVEMEYAVPREAVVQTLRELKATVDRSRLRISFPVEVRTAPADDITLSTASGRDTAYIAVHMFQGTPYQAYFTAAERIFTAHDGRPHWGKVHTRDAEYFAGVYPRFGEFTALRDRLDPERRFQNNYLRRVLGS; the protein is encoded by the coding sequence TTGAGCACCACAGCGAGCGGGAAGAACGGCACGTGGCGTAACTGGGGCGGCAACGTCGCGGCGCGTCCGGCGCGGGAGGTCACGCCCGCCTCCGTGGAGGAGCTGACCGAGGCGGTGCGGCGGGCGGCGGAGGACGGCCTGACGGTGAAGGCCGTGGGCGCCGGGCACTCCTTCACGTCCATAGCGGCGACCGACGGCCTGTTGATCCGCCCTCAACTGTTGACGGGCATCCGCCACATCGACCGGGAGGCCGGCACCGTCACGGTGGAGGCGGGCACCCCGCTCAAGAGGCTCAACGTGGCCCTCGCGCGCGAGGGGCTGTCGCTGACCAACATGGGCGACATCATGGAGCAGACGGTGTCCGGGGCGACCAGCACCGGCACGCACGGCACGGGCCGTGACTCCGCCTCCATCGCGTCCCAGATCCGGGGCCTGGAGCTGGTCACCGCCGACGGATCGGTACTCACCTGCTCCGAGAGCGAGAACCCGGACGTCTTCGCGGCCGCCCGGATCGGCCTCGGCGCCCTGGGCGTCGTCACCGCGATCACCTTCGCCGTCGAGCCGCTCTTCCTGCTCACCGCGCGCGAGGAGCCGATGACCTTCGACCAGGTCACCCATTCCTTCGACGAGCTCTGGGCCGAGAACGAGCACTTCGAGTTCTACTGGTTCCCGCACACCGGGAACACGAACACCAAGCGCAACAACCGCAGCGCCGGCCCCGAGCGGCCGATGGGTCAGCTCCAGGGCTGGTTCGCGGACGAGTTCCTCTCCAACGGCGTCTTCCAGGTGGCCAACTGGGTCGGCCGCACGGTGCCCGCCACCATCCCCACGATCGCCCGGATCTCCAGCAGGGCCCTGTCCGCGCGCACCTACACGGACATCCCGTACAAGGTCTTCACCTCCCCGCGCCGGGTGCGTTTCGTGGAGATGGAGTACGCCGTCCCGCGCGAGGCCGTCGTGCAGACGCTGCGCGAGCTGAAGGCGACGGTCGACCGGTCCCGGCTGCGGATCAGCTTCCCCGTCGAGGTGCGCACCGCCCCTGCCGACGACATCACGCTGTCCACGGCGTCGGGCCGGGACACCGCGTACATCGCCGTCCACATGTTCCAGGGCACGCCCTATCAGGCGTATTTCACCGCGGCCGAGCGGATCTTCACCGCGCACGACGGACGACCGCACTGGGGCAAGGTGCACACGCGGGACGCGGAGTACTTCGCCGGGGTCTATCCGCGCTTCGGGGAGTTCACGGCGCTGCGGGACCGGCTGGATCCGGAACGGCGTTTCCAAAACAACTACTTGCGGAGGGTGCTGGGGTCGTAG